Part of the Paludisphaera borealis genome, CGGCCAGGCCGCCCGATCGCACGGCCTCGATCGCCTCCTCGAAAGCCGAGACGATCTTCGACCCCGCCGACGACAGCTTCTCGCTCCCTGTAGAGCCCGCCGTGGGCCGGGCGTTCTTCCCGCCACGCCTGGGCTTCTCGTCGACCGCCTTGCTCATTATCGGCCCCCTTGCTCCTGGCCTGGATCGCGAGCCTGATCGCGACGGAACTCCGCCTCAAGTTCCTCCCTGAACGCTCCGATGACCACCGCGACCGCTCGGCGATCGGCGGGGCTCAAGTCATCCTTCTCTTTCTTTCCGAACACGACCACCAAGGCGATCACACCGAAATCAGGATAGACGACGTAGCAAACCCGGTACGCCCCGCTCTTGCCGCGAGCCGATCCCCGCCCGGCGAATCGGATCTTTCTCAAGCCCCCGGTCCCCTGAACGACGGGAGGCCGGGTTGGATTCTCAAGGATCACGAGTTCGAGCTGTCGGAGATCCTCGCCGCTCAAACCGAGCCGGTCCCAATCACGCGTGAAGGCCGGAAACCGGACGAACCGCAGCCACCTCTCGGGATCGAACTCGGGCATTTTCCGAATCGAACTCGGGCATTTTCCGACCCCTGGACCCGAATCGACCACACCACCAATCTATACCACTGAGCGGCACCATCCTCAAGTACCGTTCCAACTCAGCCGGCTGGTAGGGGGAGAAGTTCGGCCGGCTCGTTACGCCGTGAAGTGCGGCTTCGAGGCTTCGGCCCGGGCGGTGGGGCGGTAGTCGAAGCGGTCTTTGAGGCGGAGCAGCGGCATCTCGACGTATCGCCAGGAGAGAGCGGCGACGGCGTAGATGACGGCGGCGGTGAGGGCCTCGCGCCAGAAGGGACGGCCGCCCAGGCCGAACGCGCGGGCGAGGTCGTCGCTGAGCAGCATCAAGACGTAATGATAGATGTACAGGCCGTAGCTCAACTGGCCGATCTTCACGAGCCTCGGCCGTCGCAGGACGCTCAAGGCCGGCCGGCCCTGGTAGTAGATCACCAGGCCTACGATCGCCGCGCCCAGCACGTTGACCGCCAGGAGCGACGGCCCCGGCCAGGGGGGCGCTTCGGGCTTCGACATCCCGCCCGACGCGATCAGAAACGCCAGGTACGCGACCGCGCCCAGGCCGATCGCGGCGAAGACCTTCGGCACGGCGGAATGCTCGCGGATCGCCTTGCGGGCGGTGAACAGCGCCGCGAGCAACGCGCCGAGCGCCAGGCCGTCGGCCCTCGTCAGCAGCACCCGCCAGTACATCTCCGACGACCGCGCGCACACGGCCGCCGTCGCCAAGGCCAGGGCCAGCGACACGACCCCGCGACGCCCGACCAGGCAGACCAGAACCGGCCAGATCAGGTAGAACTGCTCCTCGACGGCCAGCGACCAGGTGTGCATCAGGTATTCGCTGAACGCCGGAGTCGACCGCGACCAGTGCAGCCCGACTTCCTGCGTGTAGGTCAAGATGTACGGCAGGCCCGCATAGTCGTACGTCCGAGGCAGCC contains:
- a CDS encoding acyltransferase family protein, which translates into the protein MLELDALRGLACLAILFHHFKPHLLPFGWAAVDLFFILSGYLITAIILKNGRQKHFLFHFYMRRGLRIWPIYYLTVLVVAAASPWLPRTYDYAGLPYILTYTQEVGLHWSRSTPAFSEYLMHTWSLAVEEQFYLIWPVLVCLVGRRGVVSLALALATAAVCARSSEMYWRVLLTRADGLALGALLAALFTARKAIREHSAVPKVFAAIGLGAVAYLAFLIASGGMSKPEAPPWPGPSLLAVNVLGAAIVGLVIYYQGRPALSVLRRPRLVKIGQLSYGLYIYHYVLMLLSDDLARAFGLGGRPFWREALTAAVIYAVAALSWRYVEMPLLRLKDRFDYRPTARAEASKPHFTA